A window of Halopseudomonas sabulinigri genomic DNA:
CTCCGCACACGCCGCTTGCCCAGCCCCAACCCGATTGCTGCGGGCACCGCCCAGCAGGGAACACCCAATGAACGAATCCCAGGTAATTATTGGCCTGAGTAACCCCAAGAGCCCTACCAACATGGGCGCCGTGCTACGTGCGGCCGGTTGCTTCAACGCCACCGCCGTGCGCTATACCGGCACCCGCCACGACCGCGCGGCGCAGTACAGCACCGATACCCAGCAGGTGGCCCGGCGCATCCCGGCAAACCGGATGGAGTCCTTGCTGGACGACCTGCCGGAAGAACTGCCGGTGATTTGCATCGAACTGGTCGAAGGCGCCGTCGCGCTGCCGCAGTTTGTCCATCCAGCCCAGGCTATCTACCTGTTCGGGCCAGAAGACGGCACCCTGGAGCAGGCGCTGATCGACCGCGCCGATGCAGTGGTCTACATTCCAACCCAGGGCTGCCTGAATCTGGCTGCCACGGTGAATCTGGTGCTCTATGATCGCCTATGCAAGGACCCGCACCACGAACAGGGCGATGCCTTGATCCGGCGCAGCCGCGATACCAACAACAATGTTAGAATCCGCGCCAAACCAGCCACCCCTGCGTAGAGCCCCAGCGTGTCCAACTCCCCTGCCGACTTTGACGTGATTGTGCTTGGCGCCGGCGCCTCGGGGCTATTCTGCGCCTTCACCGCCGCGCAGCGCGGTCGCCGGGTGCTGGTGCTGGAGCGCGCCAACAAGATCGGCAAGAAGATCCTCATGTCCGGTGGCGGGCGCTGCAATTTCACCAACCAGGTGGTTGAGCCGGCCAACTTTCTCTCGCGCAATCCGCATTTCTGCAAGTCGGCACTGGCGCGCTACAACCAGTGGGAATTCATTGCCCTGGTGGAGCAGCACGGCATTGCCTACGAAGAGCGCAAGCACAGCCAGCTGTTCTGCAAGGACTCCGCCAAGCAGATCGTCGCCATGCTGGAAGACGAGTGCATCAGCGCTGGTGTGGAAATTCGCACCCAGTGTGAGCTGGATCGGCTGGAGGCGCTGGCGGGCGAGGACGTTCAGCGCTACCGCCTGCACCTGCAGCACAACGGCCGCGCCGGGCGCTTGACCTGCACTTCACTGGTGGTCGCCACGGGCGCCCTCTCGGTACCCACACTGGGCGGCTCCGGTCTCGGCTATGAACTGGCCGAGCAGTTTGGGCTCAAGCTGATCCCCCGCCAGGCCGGCCTGGTGCCTTTCATGTTCAGCGATGCCATGAAGCCGGTCTGCGAACGGCTGTCGGGCCTGGCGCTGGATATCGAGGTCAGTTGCAACGGCCAGTCGTTCAGCGAAGCCATGTTGTTTACCCATCGCGGCATCAGCGGCCCGGCGATTCTGCAAATCTCCAATTACTGGTCGCCGGGAGACCGCATCAGCATCGACCTGCTACCGGGCGTGGATGCCGCAGACTGGTTGCTGCACGGCAAGCGCGAGCAGCCGCGCAGCCGCCTGAAAACCCGCCTTGGCCAACTGCTGGCGAAAGGTCTTGTGGCTGAACTGCAGCAGCTCTGGTGGCCGCAGGATGACGACACCGCGCTGGCAGAATTCAGCGACCGACAGCTGGGCGACATTGGCCAGCAGCTCAATGCCTGGCGCCTCAAGCCTTCGGCAACCGAGGGCTACCGCACCGCCGAAGTCACCCTGGGCGGCGTGGATACCGACGACGTCAGCTCCAAGACCATGGAGGCCAAACGGCAGCCCGGCTTGTTTTTCATTGGTGAAGTGCTCGATGTCACCGGACACCTTGGCGGTTTCAATTTCCAATGGGCCTGGTCCTCAGGTTTTACTGCCGGACAGTTTGCCTAACCCGACAGTCCGTTCCAGACGCCTTGTACGGCACTTTTGCCCGCGTAATTTGCCGCCGAACCTGCCAGCCTTGTCTACACTGAGTCACAACCATCAATTGCTTGCGCGCAGCACTGCGCTGCGCCGTCCCCTGCAACCGGATTTGACGTTTCCAGACTTTGTTTCCAGACAAGGAGCACGCATGACTGTCATACCCCGCCTTGCCCGCCTGCCGCTGGCCACCCTGATCAGTACGCTTGGCCTGTGCAATGCCGCCCTGGCCGCCGCCGAGGATCCCGCCGACATCATTTTCTACGGTGGCCCCATTCTCACCATGGACGACACCTATCCCAATGTGGAGGCGGTGGCCGTGGATAACGGCATCATAGTCGGGGTTGGCAGCCGTGGTGAACTGGAGGCAGATTTTCGCGGTGCCGAAACACAGCTGCGCAACCTCAATGGGCATACGCTGATACCGGGCTTCGTCGACGCCCACAGCCACTTCTCCTTTGTTGGCGTACAAGCCATCGCCGCCAACCTGTTGCCACCACCCGACGGCCCCGGCAGCTCAATCGCCGCACTGCAAGCCGCGCTGCAGCAGTACCTGGCGACCAGCACTCGAGCGCAGGAGTACGGCGTACTGATCGGCTTCAATTACGACGACTCGCAATTGCTGGAACAGCGTCACCCGACCCGCCAGGAGCTGGACGCGGTCTCCAATAGCCTGCCGATCATGGCCATTCATCAATCAGGTCATTTGGGTGTGTACAACAGCAAGGCCCTCGAAGTACTGGGTATCAATGCCAGTACGCCCAACCCGGAAGGCGGCACCATCTACCGCGAGGAAGACGGCGTCACGCCCAATGGCCTGATGGCCGAGAACGCGCATATTGCCGCACTGTTGAAACTGTTGCCGAAGTTTACCCCGGAGCAGCGCATCGACATGCTCAACAAAGCGCAGCAGATTTATCTGGCCAACGGCTTTACCACCATACAGGACGGTCGCACCTCACCCGGCACCCTGCACGGACTGGCCCAGGCGGCCAAGGCCGGTTACTTCAAAGTGGATGTGGTGGCCTACCCCGATCTGGTTGCCAACCTGGAAGATCCCCTGCTCGACGGCCCGCTGATGTCGCGCACCTACGCCGATCACTTCCGTATCGGTGGCGTCAAACTGACCTTCGACGGCTCGCCGCAGGGCAAGACCGCCTGGTTTACCCATCCCTACTTTCAGCCCCCGGAGCACGAGCCTGACGACTACAGTGGTGCGCCGCTGTTCGCCGATGACGCCGAAGCCCGTCGCCTGATGGAAATGGCCTACACCAACGGCTGGCAAGTCATGGTGCACGCCAACGGCGACGCCGCCATCGACCAGCTGATCCGCCTGACCGATACCGTGCAGCGTGAAATACCGGAAGTAGACGACCGCCGTACCGTGCTGATCCACGGTCAGTATCTGCGCCCCGATCAGATTCCGCAGCTGGCCACCCTGGGCATCTTCCCTTCGCTGTACCCGATGCACACGTTTTACTGGGGTGACTGGCACCGCGATTCGGTGGCGGGACCCGAGCTGGCCAAATTCATATCACCGACCGGCGCGTTGTACCGCTCGGGCATGAAGTTCAGCATCCACTCTGACGCCCCGGTTACCTTTCCCGACTCCATGCGCATCCTGCACAGCGCGACCAACCGGGTGACCCGCAGCAACCTGATTCTTGGCCCGGAGGAGCGCCTGGACGCACTCACCGCACTGAAGGCCATGACCATCTGGCCGGCCTACCAGCACTTTGAAGAGCAGAGCAAGGGCTCGATCGAGAAAGGCAAGGTCGCCGACCTGGTGATTCTGTCGCACAACCCGGTCACCCTGGATCGCGAGCAACTGCTAGGCGTCAAGGTACTGGAGACCATCAAGGGCGGCGAAACCCTGTTCCAGACAACCTATCCGTAACCAGAGTGAGACCGCTACCGCGCCCTTGACCGCCCCGCTGGGCGATCTTGGGCGCAACCGGGGCTGGTGACGGCGCGGGCGATCAGCCGCTGCACTGACGGCGCTTGCCGCGCCCTGATAGCAAACCAGCCAACAGCAAAACCCCGAGCGCCGCATAAAGACCCCGCTGCACCTCAACCGCATGGCGGCTATAGAAACTGCCGCCCGCCTGGGCGTCAAACGGCATATCAACCAGCCGCTCGGCACGCGAGAAAGCCTGAGTGCTGGCCACCACCCTGCCGCTGGGCGCGGTGGCTACCGACGGACCGTTGTTGATCAGGTGCACCATGGGTACGCGATTCTCCACCCCACGCACGATCGACATATCGCGATGCTGGAATGGCTGCGAGGTCTCGCCAAACCAGTTGTCCTGCGACAGAAACAGCAGCAGCTTGCCGCCGGCATCCTGACCGATCGACTGCGCAACAAACTGCGGAAACGCGGTTTCGTAGCAGACCTTGGGGATCACCCGCATATCGCCCACGCTGAAGACCTGATGCTCACTGCCAGCCCCCACCGGACGCAAGTAATCGCCCATGAACAAGCGGGTGATCTGTCCCACCCCCGGCAATTGGAAGAACTCTGGCAGATACTCGCCGAACGGCATACGTTTTACCTTGCGGTACTGGCCAACCAGCTGGCCCTCGCCGTCAAGCCAGGCCACCGTGTTGAAGCTGACTTTCTCGGCACTGATCCAGCGATTTTCCACGTCATGGAAGAACAGCGGCACCCCCCAGTTACCCACCTCCTTGGCGTATCCCTGGCGCACCGTGAACATATCGTAATAACCCTTGTAACGCGCCTCTGGCCAGGCCACCCACTGGGCTCCCGCCTTGGCCAGCCGCCGACTGGCAACCATTTCCTCCGGAGACTCGCGGGTGAAGCCTTCGCGCGGCGCCGGGATACGACGGGTCGGCGCGTCGTTGGGCTGAACCAGCCCGATGCGCCTGGTTTCCCAGTTACGCACCTGCGAATCCCAGTAGGCCAGCGCATAAAACCCGTAGGCAAACCAGAGCAGAATCACCGCCGCCGCGGCCGACATGCCCAGTGCCGCAGCGCGGTCTTGGGCGTGTTGTGCCTGCAACAGCTGAAACAGCAGCACGCTGAACAGCAACATGATGAAATTCAGCCCCTGCGCGCCGATCAGATCAACACCCTGCAGGGCCACCAGAAAGCGTACCTGCCCCTCGGCGAAGTCGGTGACAAACAGCTGGGGAAAGACAGCCATGACCACCACTACTACCAACGGGAAGCTGAGCAGATCCCAGCGCGGCAGGCGCAGCGAACACCAACGGTAGAGCAGACAGGCGAAGCCGACGGCCAGCCCGGTGTAGAGCCAGAACAGCGAGGCCAAAAAGGCACTGACCAGCCAGGACAGCCCCTTGAGATGAATCATGAAGTCGATCATCCAGTGACTGGCGCCAGCAAAGCACAGCACCCCCGCCAACCAGCCGAGCAAAAAGGCCGTCGGCAACCGGCTATCACGCAACGCGTACAGCAAGGGCACACCGGCCAGCCAGCCGGTCCAGAACAGCATGGGATTGACCCAGGGCGCATACATCATCAACCCGCTGACTACCGCCAACAATGCCCGTGTACTCCAGGCCAGCGAGCGAGCGCGCTCAGCCGGCAGCAGAGATTGAGTCGTCAGCGTCGCGGACGGAGTATCAAACGGCGACATGAAACCTCTTGTTATTATTCAGCGGGTGATTCAGCGCGGTTGCCCAAGCCGGACGCGCCAAAGCTTGGGCGGGTTATAACCAGCCCTGACAATAGAATCGCCGCCCATGGCAAAACATCACCTGATAGGGTGAATTTTCCGCTCGGCCGCAGACTGGCACCGGCTGAATAAAACCCGCTATCCTTGGCCCCTCGCTAGACATCGGAGGCCTCCTATGCCCCACTGGTTGACAGGCGTGCTGACCTGCCTGCTGATACTGCTCAATACCCTGATCGGCATCGGCCCGATGCTGGTGCTTGGCGTGCTCAAGGCTGCTATCCCGCACACCGGGCTGCGCCGCCTGTGCTCCCGCGGCGTGATGTGGATTGCCGAAACCTGGGCGGAAATCAACAAGGCCATCTTCCATGCCCTGCTGCCAACAGTCTGGGAAGTGCACTGCGATACGCCGCTAGACAGGGACCACTCCTATCTGGTCATCAGTAACCATCAATCCTGGGTCGACATCCCCGCGCTGGTCAACGCGTTCAACCGCAAGACACCCTATTTCAAATTCTTTCTCAAGCGCGCGCTGATCTGGGTACCCTTTCTGGGCCTCGCGTTCTGGGCACTCGATTACCCCTTCATGAAGCGTTACAGCAAGGCGCACCTGGCCAAGCATCCGCAAGATCAGGGCAAGGATCTGGAGATCACCCGCCGCGCCTGTGAGAAGTTTCAGCAATTGCCCGTCACCGTGGTCAATTACCTTGAAGGCACCCGTTTCACTTTGGCCAAACAAAAAGCGCAACAGTCGCCCTATCGGCACCTGCTCAAACCCAAGGCGGGCGGCATTGCCTTTGTGGTTGCCGCACTCGGCGCGCAAATGCGCTCGGTTCTGGACGTGACCATTGTCTACCCGGGCGAGCGGCCACCCGGTTTCTGGCAACTGGTCAGCGGCCAAGTGGCGCGGATTACCGTGGACATTCGCGGTCGGGCGCTGCCGGCCGACCTGATCCACGGCGATTACAGCCTGGATGCAGACTACCGCGCACGCTTTCAAAGCTGGGTCAGCGAGTTATGGCAGGAAAAGGATCAGCGTATCAGCGCGCTGCGCCAGTCGATTGCGGCTCAGTCCGGTAAGGCGGCGATCACCGAAGACAACGGCTGAGCAGGTAATTGCAGCGCCTGCGCCACCTCGGCATTGCACAATATCCCGCCGCTCAGGTTGAGCCCCTGCGCCAGATGCGCGTCGTCTGCCAGCGCGCGCTTCACGCCCTTGTCAGCCAGCGCCAGCACAAAGGGCAAGGTAGCGTTGTTCAGCGCCTGCGTAGAGGTGCGGGCTACCGCCCCCGGCATGTTGGCCACGCAGTAGTGCACCACCTCATCGACCACATAGGTGGGCTCCGCATGGGTGGTCGGGCTTGACGTCTGCGCACAACCGCCTTGGTCAATCGCCACGTCCACCAGCACCGACCCCGGCTGCATCCGTTTGATCATCTCTGCGCTGATCAGCTTGGGCGCTGCCGCCCCCGGCACCAGCACGGCGCCGATGACCAGGTCGGCAGCCAGCAGCTGCTCTTCCAGCGTGGCGCCGGTGGAGTACAGGGTATGGATGCGGTTGCCGTACTGCGCATCCAACCGGCGCAGGGCGTCCGGGCTCTTGTCCAGCACAGTCACGTCCGCGCCCAAGCCCACCGCCATGGCCAGGGCGTTGCTGCCCACGACTCCGCCGCCGAGAATGACTACCTTGCCGCGCGGTACGCCAGGCACCCCACCGAGCAGCACACCGCGTCCCCCGCGCGCTTTTTCCAGGCAATTGGCACCGGCCTGAATCGCCATACGGCCCGCAACTTCGGACATAGGCGCCAGCAAGGGCAAGCGGCCTTGGGCGTCGGTTACGGTTTCATAGGCAATGCAGATGGCGTTACTGGCCAGCAGCGCCTCGGTCTGCGCCCGATCGGGCGCCAGGTGCAGATAGGTGAACAGGATCTGCCCAGGCCGAAGCCGCGCACATTCCTCGGGCTGTGGCTCCTTGACCTTGACCAGCATGTCGGCCTGCGCGAACACCTCCTCCACCGGCAGCAGCTCAGCCCCCGCCTGCTGGTACAGCGCATCGCTATAACCAATGGCGCTGCCGGCAGCATGCTCGACAAACACCCGGTGGCCACGCCGTACCAGCTCCCGCACCGAGTGCGGAATCAGCCCTACGCGGTATTCATGGTTCTTGATCTCTTTCGGAACGCCGATGTGCATGGCACTGCCTCCTCACCGATCAGTCAGTCATGACCTCAGTGTAGTTCGGCAACCGTCCTTTGCCGGCCGTATTACCGGGTGGCTCAGTTCGGGGCATCAACGGCCGGCGGCAATGCCGTCGCTGCGACAATGCGGTTGCGGCCCAGCGCTTTGGCCTCGTACATGCGACGATCAGCCACCTTCAACAGCGCGCTGAGATCATCGCCGTCCTGCGCCAGGGTCGCTACCCCACCGCTGAAGCTGATCTGCAGTGAGCGCCCGCTGGCCACCAGCAAGGGCGCGGAGTACAACTGCTGGCGCAGTTGATCGGCAAGCCTGGCCGCCTGCGCGTGATCGGCGCCGAGCAACAGCAGGGCAAACTCTTCACCGCCCAGCCGGCATGCCAGATCAGAGCCACGCAGCCGATTGGCCAACATGGTTGCTGCATGCTGCAAGGCCTTATCGCCAACGTCATGCCCGTACTGATCATTCACCCGCTTGAAGAAGTCGAGATCTAGCACCACCAGTGACAGCGCCATCGCGCTGCGCTCAGCCTGACTGCGCAGCCGTTGAAACTCTTCGTTCAGGCGCATGCGATTGGCGATGCCGGTCAGGCTGTCGGTACCTGCCAGTTCGATCAATCGCCGCTCGTTGCGGACGCGACTGCTTTCATAGATGTGAGAAAACAGCATGACCGCCAGACTGCTGAACGCCAGATTGGTCACGATCAGCCCATTCAGCGCATGCTCACCGGTGACATAGCGCACATTGAAGGCGACCACGGCGGCGGTAATGAAGCACAGCGACATCCACAACCCGCCACGCAGCCCCAGCAGCAGGTAGGAAATAATCGGGATGGTCTGGATCCAGGCAAACACGGTAAACGAGGTATTGGGCAACAGCAGGGCAAACACCATGATGCAGAAAAACGGCACCAGGTAGGCAACGGTCCAGGCGACCAGATGCCGGGTAGTGGCAACGACAGGGAGCAGGCAAAGGGCAAAGAGCGCGTAAAGCACCTCAAGCGAGGCGAGCAGATAAAGGCCACGCGCGACGTTCAGGCCGGCAAAGATAAGACCACATCCCAGAGTAAGCCAGAGCAACGCGCGCAACACCGAGCGGCGGTGACTCTGATCCTGTTCTAGTTGCTCGGGCATTGTTTTCCTCTTGTTGTATGGCGCCATCCCTCGCGCCGCAGCAACCTACTTCGGAACAAACCTCAGAGCCATAGTATCCACGCAATTGGGCAATATGCGAATGCCGTCCGAAAAAACTATGGCATTTTTGTTGAATGTCTTCTCAAGAGGTCAATAAGTTGTCATGCTTGCGAACTAGCCTATTTAATGGCCATGTGCCTTTACCAACAGAACAACGGCAGCGAAAACCAGACCAATAGCGCCAAGGATCATGAAGTGACCGCAATCCCCTTGCTGGTATGTGACGACTCCAATATGGCTCGCAAGCAGCTGATTCGAGCGCTGCCGGCAAACTGGCCGTTCCGCATCACTCAGGCCACCAACGGACTGGAAGGCCTGGAGGCCATTCGCGCCGGCGCAGGACAGATCGTCCTCCTTGACCTCACCATGCCCGAGCTTGACGGCTTTGGCGTGCTGGCGGCGCTGCGCGAGCAGGCCCTCACGCCAGAGGTCATCGTCGTCTCCGGCGACGTCCAGGAAGAAGCGGTCAGACGTGCCAAGGCACTCGGCGCACGCGCTTTCATCAAGAAACCCGCTGACCCTATCCAACTGGCCGAAGCGCTCAACTCCCTCGGCGTCGAAGTGCCACTGGCCGCGGTGCCGGACGATGACTATGGCAGCCAACTGCCGCTGCCTAACGTGTCCTTCCGGGACGCCTTCCGGGAAGTATCCAACGTCGCCATGGGCCGCGCCGCTGAGCTGCTCGGACGGGTGCTGGGCATCTTCATCAAGTTGCCGATTCCCAACGTCAACATTCTGGAGGTTGGCGAGTTGCATATGGCGCTGGCCGATGCCCAGCGCGGCCAGCGCTTGTCGGCCATCTGCCAGGGCTTTATCGGCGGCGGTGTCGCAGGGGAAGCGCTGCTGATCTTCCATGACTCTGAAATCGAAGACGTAGCACGCCTGTTGAACGCGCAGGAAGACGAAAGCGCCCAGCTCGAAATGCTGCTCGATCTGGCCAGCATCATTATCGGCGCCTGCCTCAACGGCCTGTCGGAACAGCTCAACATTACCCTCTCGCAGGGCCACCCGCTGGTGCTTGGGCAGCACTGCCCGATCGAAGATCTGATTCGCATCAACCAGCGGCGCTGGAAACGCACCCTGGCGGTGGAAATCAGCTATGGCCTCGAGAACCTGGAAATCCACTTTGACCTGTTGCTGCTGTTTACCGAGGATTCGGTACCCCGGCTGCGGGAGACCCTCGACTTCATGATCAACTGATCAGGTAATCAACCGAACATAGGCAAGGCGCATGGCTGCTCAGTTTGACATCGACGAACTCCATTGGCTGCTCGACATTGTGCAAAGCATTGATGTGGGCGTGGTAGTGATGGACCGCGACTACCGCATCGAGGTCTGGAACAGCTTTATGGAAAACCACTCCGGTCTCGGTTCGGCGCAGGCCAACGAAAGTTCGCTGTTCGAACTCTTTCCCGAGATTGATCAGAGCTGGTTCACCCAGAAGGTCGAGACCTCGGTGATGCTGGGCACCCGCGCTTTCACCATCTGGGAACAGCGCCCCAACCTGTTTCGCTTCAAGAGCTACCAACCCATCACCGGCCTGGCTGACGAGATGTATCAGAACGTCACCATACTGCCGCTACGCAGCAGCACCGGCAAAACCGACCACGTCTGCCTGATTATTTATGATGTGACCGGTGTCGCCGTAAACAAACGGCAACTCGAGTCTGCCAATACTAAGCTTCGCGAGCTGGCACTGCGGGACGGTTTGACCGGCCTGCTCAACCGTCGTTACTGGGAAAGCTGCCTGGAACATGAGTTTGCCCGGCATCAACGCTATGACAACGAGGTCAGCCTGGTGATGTTCGATATTGACCACTTCAAGAAGGTCAATGACACCTTCGGCCACCAGGCTGGCGACGAGGTGATCCGCACGACCGCCCGCCTGACCGAGCAGTTGGCCAGGGAAACGGATTTCTGCGGACGTTACGGCGGTGAAGAGTTTGTAGTACTGCTGCCCGACACCTCACTTGAAGGTGCCCAGCAGTTTGCCGAACGCCTGAGACAAAGCGTCGAACGGCAACAGCTGGATCATCAGGGCACCCCCCTGACATTTACCATCAGCCTGGGAGTCGCACGCCTGACCGATGCGATGGAAAACTATCAGGCCCTGATAGAGCGTGCTGACAAAGCGCTCTATCAATCCAAGGAAGGTGGGCGCAACCGCACCACCGTGGCCGAATAACAAACTTTAGCTCATTTTTGCGGACTGTTTCACATCTCGACCAATCGAGCGTATGATGCGGAAAAATGGAGGCAAGGCGTCAAGGAAGATACACTACAGAGCACCAACCTGCCTGATAGACGTTTTTTTGACAACAACCAAGCCAGAGCACGTCAACACAACATACGGCAGTCCTATCATGAGCGAACCCAAAAGAGGGTGGCGCTGGGCGTATCGCAAGACCCGGAGCTACCACACCTCGAAAGCACAGGCATTCTATCGCGCCACCCGTTACTGGGTGACCGGCGACACCGGCTCATTTATCAGCCACGGTGGCTTCCGCAAGACGCGCATTCGGCGCTGACACGCTGCCGGCTGGCGGCGGCGATCTGGTACACTGCAAGGCCTTTCTCTGCTGCAGGCCATGCTCGTGAACCCGACCGCCTTTGACTCGCTGAAACTGCCCACGGCCATGCTCGATACCCTGCAGCAAATGGGCTATGCGAGCATGACGCCCATCCAGGCCGAAGCCCTGCCGCTGATTCTGCAAGGCGACGATCTGCTGGCTCAATCACGCACCGGCAGCGGCAAGACCGCCGCCTTCGGCATTGGCCTGCTGGCACCGTTGAACCCCCAGTTCTTTGGCTGCCAGGCATTGGTGCTCAGCCCTACACGCGAGCTGGCCACGCAAACCGCCACCGCGCTGCGCAGCCTGGCGCGTGGCCTGCCCAACATCAAGATCATCACACTCTGTGGCGGCACACCTTTTGGCCCCCAGGCAGCCTCGCTGGAACAGGGCGCGCACGTCATCGTCGGCACCCCTGGTCGCATTCAGGATCACCTGACGCGCGGCACCCTGACACTTGATCGCCTCAACTGCCTGGTGCTGGACGAAGCTGACCGCATGCTCGACATGGGCTTTGTCGATCCGATTCGCGAGATCATCGGCCACACCCCCGCCCGACGCCAGACCCTGCTGTTCTCCGCCACCTATCCGGCCGG
This region includes:
- a CDS encoding amidohydrolase, with amino-acid sequence MTVIPRLARLPLATLISTLGLCNAALAAAEDPADIIFYGGPILTMDDTYPNVEAVAVDNGIIVGVGSRGELEADFRGAETQLRNLNGHTLIPGFVDAHSHFSFVGVQAIAANLLPPPDGPGSSIAALQAALQQYLATSTRAQEYGVLIGFNYDDSQLLEQRHPTRQELDAVSNSLPIMAIHQSGHLGVYNSKALEVLGINASTPNPEGGTIYREEDGVTPNGLMAENAHIAALLKLLPKFTPEQRIDMLNKAQQIYLANGFTTIQDGRTSPGTLHGLAQAAKAGYFKVDVVAYPDLVANLEDPLLDGPLMSRTYADHFRIGGVKLTFDGSPQGKTAWFTHPYFQPPEHEPDDYSGAPLFADDAEARRLMEMAYTNGWQVMVHANGDAAIDQLIRLTDTVQREIPEVDDRRTVLIHGQYLRPDQIPQLATLGIFPSLYPMHTFYWGDWHRDSVAGPELAKFISPTGALYRSGMKFSIHSDAPVTFPDSMRILHSATNRVTRSNLILGPEERLDALTALKAMTIWPAYQHFEEQSKGSIEKGKVADLVILSHNPVTLDREQLLGVKVLETIKGGETLFQTTYP
- the lnt gene encoding apolipoprotein N-acyltransferase, with product MSPFDTPSATLTTQSLLPAERARSLAWSTRALLAVVSGLMMYAPWVNPMLFWTGWLAGVPLLYALRDSRLPTAFLLGWLAGVLCFAGASHWMIDFMIHLKGLSWLVSAFLASLFWLYTGLAVGFACLLYRWCSLRLPRWDLLSFPLVVVVVMAVFPQLFVTDFAEGQVRFLVALQGVDLIGAQGLNFIMLLFSVLLFQLLQAQHAQDRAAALGMSAAAAVILLWFAYGFYALAYWDSQVRNWETRRIGLVQPNDAPTRRIPAPREGFTRESPEEMVASRRLAKAGAQWVAWPEARYKGYYDMFTVRQGYAKEVGNWGVPLFFHDVENRWISAEKVSFNTVAWLDGEGQLVGQYRKVKRMPFGEYLPEFFQLPGVGQITRLFMGDYLRPVGAGSEHQVFSVGDMRVIPKVCYETAFPQFVAQSIGQDAGGKLLLFLSQDNWFGETSQPFQHRDMSIVRGVENRVPMVHLINNGPSVATAPSGRVVASTQAFSRAERLVDMPFDAQAGGSFYSRHAVEVQRGLYAALGVLLLAGLLSGRGKRRQCSG
- the ald gene encoding alanine dehydrogenase translates to MHIGVPKEIKNHEYRVGLIPHSVRELVRRGHRVFVEHAAGSAIGYSDALYQQAGAELLPVEEVFAQADMLVKVKEPQPEECARLRPGQILFTYLHLAPDRAQTEALLASNAICIAYETVTDAQGRLPLLAPMSEVAGRMAIQAGANCLEKARGGRGVLLGGVPGVPRGKVVILGGGVVGSNALAMAVGLGADVTVLDKSPDALRRLDAQYGNRIHTLYSTGATLEEQLLAADLVIGAVLVPGAAAPKLISAEMIKRMQPGSVLVDVAIDQGGCAQTSSPTTHAEPTYVVDEVVHYCVANMPGAVARTSTQALNNATLPFVLALADKGVKRALADDAHLAQGLNLSGGILCNAEVAQALQLPAQPLSSVIAALPD
- a CDS encoding sensor domain-containing diguanylate cyclase, with the protein product MAAQFDIDELHWLLDIVQSIDVGVVVMDRDYRIEVWNSFMENHSGLGSAQANESSLFELFPEIDQSWFTQKVETSVMLGTRAFTIWEQRPNLFRFKSYQPITGLADEMYQNVTILPLRSSTGKTDHVCLIIYDVTGVAVNKRQLESANTKLRELALRDGLTGLLNRRYWESCLEHEFARHQRYDNEVSLVMFDIDHFKKVNDTFGHQAGDEVIRTTARLTEQLARETDFCGRYGGEEFVVLLPDTSLEGAQQFAERLRQSVERQQLDHQGTPLTFTISLGVARLTDAMENYQALIERADKALYQSKEGGRNRTTVAE
- a CDS encoding BaiN/RdsA family NAD(P)/FAD-dependent oxidoreductase, whose amino-acid sequence is MSNSPADFDVIVLGAGASGLFCAFTAAQRGRRVLVLERANKIGKKILMSGGGRCNFTNQVVEPANFLSRNPHFCKSALARYNQWEFIALVEQHGIAYEERKHSQLFCKDSAKQIVAMLEDECISAGVEIRTQCELDRLEALAGEDVQRYRLHLQHNGRAGRLTCTSLVVATGALSVPTLGGSGLGYELAEQFGLKLIPRQAGLVPFMFSDAMKPVCERLSGLALDIEVSCNGQSFSEAMLFTHRGISGPAILQISNYWSPGDRISIDLLPGVDAADWLLHGKREQPRSRLKTRLGQLLAKGLVAELQQLWWPQDDDTALAEFSDRQLGDIGQQLNAWRLKPSATEGYRTAEVTLGGVDTDDVSSKTMEAKRQPGLFFIGEVLDVTGHLGGFNFQWAWSSGFTAGQFA
- a CDS encoding RNA methyltransferase, whose translation is MNESQVIIGLSNPKSPTNMGAVLRAAGCFNATAVRYTGTRHDRAAQYSTDTQQVARRIPANRMESLLDDLPEELPVICIELVEGAVALPQFVHPAQAIYLFGPEDGTLEQALIDRADAVVYIPTQGCLNLAATVNLVLYDRLCKDPHHEQGDALIRRSRDTNNNVRIRAKPATPA
- a CDS encoding response regulator — encoded protein: MTAIPLLVCDDSNMARKQLIRALPANWPFRITQATNGLEGLEAIRAGAGQIVLLDLTMPELDGFGVLAALREQALTPEVIVVSGDVQEEAVRRAKALGARAFIKKPADPIQLAEALNSLGVEVPLAAVPDDDYGSQLPLPNVSFRDAFREVSNVAMGRAAELLGRVLGIFIKLPIPNVNILEVGELHMALADAQRGQRLSAICQGFIGGGVAGEALLIFHDSEIEDVARLLNAQEDESAQLEMLLDLASIIIGACLNGLSEQLNITLSQGHPLVLGQHCPIEDLIRINQRRWKRTLAVEISYGLENLEIHFDLLLLFTEDSVPRLRETLDFMIN
- a CDS encoding GGDEF domain-containing protein; protein product: MPEQLEQDQSHRRSVLRALLWLTLGCGLIFAGLNVARGLYLLASLEVLYALFALCLLPVVATTRHLVAWTVAYLVPFFCIMVFALLLPNTSFTVFAWIQTIPIISYLLLGLRGGLWMSLCFITAAVVAFNVRYVTGEHALNGLIVTNLAFSSLAVMLFSHIYESSRVRNERRLIELAGTDSLTGIANRMRLNEEFQRLRSQAERSAMALSLVVLDLDFFKRVNDQYGHDVGDKALQHAATMLANRLRGSDLACRLGGEEFALLLLGADHAQAARLADQLRQQLYSAPLLVASGRSLQISFSGGVATLAQDGDDLSALLKVADRRMYEAKALGRNRIVAATALPPAVDAPN
- a CDS encoding acyltransferase; protein product: MPHWLTGVLTCLLILLNTLIGIGPMLVLGVLKAAIPHTGLRRLCSRGVMWIAETWAEINKAIFHALLPTVWEVHCDTPLDRDHSYLVISNHQSWVDIPALVNAFNRKTPYFKFFLKRALIWVPFLGLAFWALDYPFMKRYSKAHLAKHPQDQGKDLEITRRACEKFQQLPVTVVNYLEGTRFTLAKQKAQQSPYRHLLKPKAGGIAFVVAALGAQMRSVLDVTIVYPGERPPGFWQLVSGQVARITVDIRGRALPADLIHGDYSLDADYRARFQSWVSELWQEKDQRISALRQSIAAQSGKAAITEDNG